CCGCTGGATGGAGACGGCGCCATCGCTATCGACGAGCCGCTCTCGCCGGCGCCCTGGCCAACTCCGGCGCCAGCGCCGTACCCGCTGCCGCCGttggagccgccgccaccgccgccgccgccgccctcgccatcACCGGTGGCGTAATTACCGCCGCTGCTGAGAGCAACCggggccgacgccgacgagccggAGCCCCCGCTCGAGCCACTGCCCATGCCgtagccggagccggagccggagccgtaCCCGCCGTtggtcccgccgccgccgccgccgcctccgccagcgccgccacccCTCCCGTAGTTCCACGTGTtgccggagtcgccgccgctctcgccgtacccggcgccggcgccggcgcccgagCCGGAGCCCCACCCGCCGttcgtcccgccgccgccgcctcctccgccgccgcctcccccgccgccggagTACGAGTTCGTGTACCTGGCCACCCTCGCGGCACCAGCGAACCCGATGctgaggaggacggcgaggccCAGAGCCACGAGCTTGGTGGTGGCAGCCATggcgatcgagagagagaggtggtggTGATCAGCGGATAGGTTTGCGCGGGTATTTATAGCGAGCGGCGGATGGCGGGAGATTTAATTTCCTCTTCATGAGATCGACTTGGCGCCATGTGCGACGATCAAATTAAAGGAGATTCGATAACCATTAACCATGCATggattagagcaggtacaatagcaggctacaagccagctataaatatattttaaaaagataaacaatagcatgctataagctagctataaacatattttaaaaatataaacgaagagagagaagagcagcgagctacagatctgtagccagctgcagcacggactccaagacataatgtgtgtataacaggtagggccaggtattaatagtatagtaagcaattattgtatgaattggctattatattgactatatatgatttagagttagtagttggctatactattaattgCTCTTAGTAGTCTAGTGTATAGCATCTGTTGATTGTTGAGTTTGTTGACCAACATGACTGCATCGATCAAGATGCCTGAATTTCCTATGCGAACTTTCGAATCGATCAAGATGCCTGAATTTCTTATGCGAACTTTCGATGTGGTAATATATTTTGTTGGCAATTAATTGATGCAGAAGTTTATATAATTCGGTGTGGAGTTAATTAGATTAGCTAGCTGTGTTGCTTGGTTTCTTCGAAGCCTAGTGAGCTATACTAGATTCGATTCCCTTCATCTGATGACACCGATTAGAAATTTCTCCTACTGGAACAGTGTGCCTGTGCATCTCAATCCTTAATTATGCAGGTAATGCTAAGTTCACAGTGACAATTAAGCGGTGCTCTTGCACTATTAACTTCCCTCTAACTTGAATATGCATAGTTGAGGTTAAACAAGTGAAAAATCCGTATGTATTGCGTCATGCTAAATTACAAAATTATTCGTATAGTATGTAATGCCAGTCCTGATTCGAGCCAGATTATATATAAACCCATTGGCCAGCTGCCTAGCTCGATCAAAGTGTACGTAGATGTTAAGCGATTCGTATGAATGTTTCATTCGTCGGTGCAGCAACTCGGTCGAGTTGAGATTATCTTCTGCTAAGTACTCCATCGTGGTAATCACAATGTTGACCAGCATATGGATTGCGGATTTGCACACGGCGTGTAGTGCATCGACCTGGGGATTCAACGCGTCGCCGACGGCGAAGTCCCGGAAAATTATTAGCCACATTGGCAGGGTGAGATCGATGAGAGGGCCTCATGGGGTTTTTTGTTTAGTTTTTCCTCTGAAAGTGTATACTTAACGTGCCTTAATTATGGCTGTGCAGACACCGAGGGAGTAATCAGCGACAAGTCGCAGTGTTCGAGTTGACCTCGAGCTCTGCATGCAGTGGCTGCATATGCAgcattcgatcgatcgatcgattctgCCAAATAGATAGTACACGAGATGTGCCCCCAGAAAAGATGAACAGAGAAGTATTTGAAAACCAGCAAGTATACTTGATGAAAAGAAAGATCCAATATATCCATCTTGAGCAATGGGAATCTCGGATCCGATCGTTGAAAGTACAACAATTGCAGATAGTAATTAAACAAGTAGTAGCAACTTGATCAGTAGACTATTAAGCTTTGTTATTGTGAGCTTTTGATTTGGATTTGACTATTTAGCTAACAGTATATGTGGGCAAAGGAATTGGATCGTCATTTCTACGGCAGAGGTACAGCAGCTTGTATAAATATATCTAATTTGTACCCACCATTATGTGGTAAATATTGAGAAAAAAGTAATCTGTGATAAATTACAGATCCAAATTAAATACTACAACTAATATTTGCCATGGTCGTAATACTGATTTATGATCGGTAAATGTGATCTAAACCGTTAATATATGTGCAAAAAATATTATGCTACCGTTAGttaatttggtattatataAATTAGTAGATAGGGTTCATTAAATTAAGAAAGTTGACGGTCTAGATTATTTCTAATATCAGTTAGGACCATTGTAAAACATCTTATACAGTGGTAATTAAATTGATGTCTCTCTGTTTATAACatatttataatatgttttgttttttttaaatcaaaccTCTTTAAGTTTGAcaacatttataaaaaaattatagcaatattttttacACCGAATAAACATaccatgaaaatatattcaatgttcgATTTAATAGAACTAATTCACTGTAGATCAGttgctgtatttttttataaatgtggTTTAAATTTATTGAACTTTGACTTATCAAAGCATCAAGACGTCTTATAATGTAAAGGGAATATTAttcataaatattaaaaatataaagtaAATTGATCATCGATCTTTCCCTACCAGCTTAAGGTTTTTTGGTTGAGTCAATTAATTGATACATGCAAATTAATATGGTATCAAAGCCAAATATCTTGAGTTTGATTATTGGTTGGCTGCAGTAGACAAAAGAAAGTCGATCCAGTTTAGTAAAATACAGTAATCAATTAATTTACCGCTTGTATACTGCCACAATATTGTTTCTCTGATCTGCACTAACGCAGAGGATCCATGTCCAATTGATCGAGGCGAGGAGACCAAGGAAATTAACGCGGCGTTTGGTTAATGACGCAGTTCGAGATATATATGTGGGGTAAACATAGTAGGAGTATTCAATCGACTCGTTCTCTGCGTTGGAATTaaagcatatgcatgcaacaGCAACACCCGACCTCATCAATTTTCGGTGATGTTAATGTCTACTTGTCGAGAGAGATGATGAAATTAATGGCATCAAAGTCTCTTCCAGGTTGACCGTATCTGTGAAAAACAAAATACCAGTTGATGTGATTCACAGATAATTAACTGTGCAACAGTACACTATAGACTGTAATTAGGTCTAATCATGTTGCTTGATTCTTCCAAACTCTGACAGATCTATCTAGGAATCTGCCGTGCCTCTGGCTCGATTTTTTGTTAGCCTAGAACGTAACACGCCACACCAAGCTGCAGCAGGATCTGTGCATGCATCTCACTGGTCAAAAACAGGGTTTTGTACGTGCATCTCAATGACCaacatggattaatttgatcgatccaaaataaaaaataatggtcacctttttttagacaatggaatataatattccGGCTTTTGCTCAAGAAgggctacagccaattattacaaagtagcACTCGAGATAATAGTATAgctcaaataaaaaagaacacacTTAAATAGAAAAAGCcaaaataaggagaacacatttattccagcctatttgtgaatctccatccatagttgACATAAAGTTACATAACCATTGTCTCCAACTTGCGACATGCAACTTTCAGAAactctccatcttcatcacacctttgtaattgtgcccaaaaccggagccaatgagttgccctgaaaatttacctgcatataggaaatagatggtgatttgtcaaaaaccatatcatttctactcaaccatagagcccaacaaATGGCCGAAGCTCCgacaagtatcagtttactctttttcttgtcAACCCCCAAAAGCCACCtatcaaaaatatgagatatactaaTTAGAAggttaaaaccaaaagaaaactgaactgctctccatatgaattttgcataatgacaatccataaagagatgttgaatagactcattattcatacaaaagcAACACCTCAAGCTGCCGTTCCAAATCCGTCTCGCCAAATTGTCCTTAGTtaacacaacccctttaagcaagtaccacataaagatcttaatcttaagtggcatcttaagcttccaaatacacTTATTTCTCTCAACATAgctattattaattaaagctaggtaCATTGATCTTACCGAGAACCTACCGTTCTGATGGTAGTTCCATCTGAAACAATCAGAAGAACGATTCAACTGGATATACACAATAAAAACGCACAACTCAATGCCAATAATGGTCACCTAGCAAAGCAAACAGAGAATGGGCTGGCTCATGTGCACCCAAAATGTTGTCTGAAGAAGTGTGCCCTCGAAAATATTTCTCGGAATACTAAAGTGGATCGATTTTGTTTTGTCTCCTGcagccttaattaattacgaGTATCAATTAAatcatcacattatcaaatcgaTCTAAGCTTCATCAGCAAGCCGAAGTAGTAGTTGGGCTTAGGACAGGCCTAATTTTGTCTTGCTTTGGGCCTCGATGCCTGGTCCAATCCATTTTGTATCTCACGTCCTTTAGACGTGGCTTGGAATGAATGGATAATTTATGGCTTATTTTGCTTTTTAATTTCTACCGAGTTTTGCCGTGGCAATTGGTAAACCATCAACATTTCAGGCCCAGCATAAGAAAATGAATCCATCGATCTATATTGGGCTTGCTATTCATCACTCGactgatttttctaaaaaaatatatattagtcACTTTTTGATACCCCTAACcgcttctaatttttttaaaaagatattaATTAACTAACTGGTCTCATCTCACTCACTGTCGATCGAGTACTGATCACCACATATGTGCAGCACTATAGCTTCTTCCCCTCCCTGACCTCCTCCTATCTAGGGTGCTCTACCATTCGTCTTGTCGTCACCAACACGAGCGCTAGTAGTGAAGCTTGTCAACCTTCGCGTTCCCACGTCCTCCCTCCTAT
The sequence above is drawn from the Oryza glaberrima chromosome 10, OglaRS2, whole genome shotgun sequence genome and encodes:
- the LOC127752963 gene encoding putative glycine-rich cell wall structural protein 1, translated to MAATTKLVALGLAVLLSIGFAGAARVARYTNSYSGGGGGGGGGGGGGGTNGGWGSGSGAGAGAGYGESGGDSGNTWNYGRGGGAGGGGGGGGGTNGGYGSGSGSGYGMGSGSSGGSGSSASAPVALSSGGNYATGDGEGGGGGGGGGSNGGSGYGAGAGVGQGAGESGSSIAMAPSPSSGGDYNGGYADAAGGGGGGGGGHGGGPAASPSYGVGAGAGSGAGDAGSDGSSGGGYASGMGGGKGGGGGGGENGGYGSGSGKGSGSGSGGYH